The Theobroma cacao cultivar B97-61/B2 chromosome 2, Criollo_cocoa_genome_V2, whole genome shotgun sequence genome includes the window aaGAAGTTGCATCCGCAAGTACAACAATGTCGTGCTTTTATTGATGATGATAAATTCGTAAACGTAATTTTTAGTTTAGCAAGTTGTTGGTTTGCTGCTCTGTAAAGCGTTTTCAATAGTAGGTTGCGGTTTACTTAACATCTTAAttgttttaatctcatttatgtttttaaattttactagTACTtgctttataaaattatactaTAACTTTATACCTGGCTAGGTTTTCTCCGCTCTATAAATTGACTTGTATCTTGTTCATGGTCATAAATTTTCCACTTGCTCTAAACACTAATGCAGTGTAgctaaatttaattttgttgatcTTCCACCCAGAATGGATTCACCCTATGCAGCCAAGATTCTTGATAACATCCATGTTTCAGCACCGGCTGGCTCAGTTCCCACAACAACTCTCCCGCTCACTTACTTTGACATCCCATGGTTTCCTTGTGCCCCCATGCAAAGCCTTTTCTTCTACGAATACCCTCACCCTACCTCTCATTTCATGCAAACCACGCTCCCAACTCTAAAACAGTCTCTTTCCCTAACTCTTCAACATTTTTTCCCACTTGCAGCAAAACTCGTGTGCCCCCCGCCACCCCTTGAGCCTAATATCCTTTACACCGACGGCGACTCTGTTCCCCTCACCATTGCCGAATCCGCCGCTGATGTGAACCATATCAAAGCCAATTATGCACGCGATATCAAATTGTTACACCCTTTTGTTTCCCTTCTGCCGCCATCAACTATGTCATCACATGGCATACGGGTGCTACCCATCATGGCCTTGAAGGTCACAGTGTTTCCCAACGCTGCCATTTGCATTGGGATGGCGCATTACCACGTAGCAGCAGATGGAAGCGCTTTCATGCACTTCGTGAGATCTTGGTCTTCCGTGTGTAAGTCAAAAGGAAACTCGACTTGTCTCGATTACGTGTCGCAACGACCTTCTCATAGCAGGGACGCAATCAAAGACCCCGCTGGGTGCAATGACGTGGCTCTGAAAGGATATTGGAATTGGGTATCATCTTGGAGAGAGAACCTTGGCCCAACCAAGGAAATGCCGATGGACAAAGTTCGAGCCTCATTTGCGTTGACCCGAGCTCAAATCGAGAAACTCAAGCAGTGGCTCACGACTCAGTGCAACGGCAACGATTTGGAAGGACTACACATTTCAACATTTGTCGTTGCCTGCTCTATGATGTGGATATGTATGGTCAAGTCACAAGAGAGTGAAATCTCAGCAAATtgtcatgatgatgataagtTTTACTATTTCCTTTTTGCTGTTGATTGCCGGAGCCGCATTGAATTTCCTCTGCCCGTCACGTACTTTGGAAACTGTCTAGCACCAGGTATTGTACGAGCCAAGAAGGGTGAGCTGATGGGGGAAAGTGGGATAGTAACAGCCGCGAAAGCAATTGCAAGAAAAGTTAAAGAGATGGAAAGTGGAGCTCTAAAAGAAGTAGAAAAAGGGCCGTCAAACCTTGAGGAAATGTTAGCATCGGGGCATTATCTAGGGGTTTCTGGGTCACCGAAATTAGGAATATATGGTATGGATTTTGGGTGGGGGAGGCCTACAAAGGTCGAGTTTGTTCACTTAGATGACGGTGGATCTTTGTCTCTGGCGGAGTGTAGAGATGAGCCAGGTGGAATTGAAGTTTCCTTGGTTCTTAGTAAGGATCAAATGGATTCATTCACTGCACATTTTGGAGAAAGCTTAAGGAAGGCCTTTTAAGAATTCATCAGTGTGATGACTCCATCTTTTGTGTTCCATATGTTTAACTAGGTCCAACATGCAGCAGATCATAAAGGGCCAGTCGTATTTGGATGTTAACAGTGGAGGATCAAATCATAACCTTATCTCATCTTGTTTCTATCTTTTACTCTATGTATTAGGGATGACGATTCCTATgtgttttctttaattattactTTAATGAAATGAAGGGACGTTTTTTGTCATCACATAATAATTGTTCAGACTGTCTTTCAAATCAGAAATccatttttcaacaaaaacaattttataaattatatatgaaagACTTTTTTTCTATTGTATACGAACCTAAGATGatatgtaaaaaataataataataaacctATAACATATTTAAAAGTAAGTTTCAATGGCGCTTTCAGAGTTAATCACGTGGAGGGTAGAGAGAGCGAAAGAAACAAGTCGTTGAagcaaagagagagaaaaagagggatgCAAAGAGGTCAGAGTCAACCACGCGCAGGGTAGATAgacagaaagagaaaagatgtTGAAGCAAAGGGATGGGGTGTAAAGAGGCTCCGTGTGTTGCATACGGGTCATATTCTAGTAAAAAGTAATAGTAATTGTGCATCAATGTAAATCAAGTCCCCAActattagttaaaaaaaaagtaatattattgtaaaaataatatacatgcaataatgtaaaaacaataataagaAAGTGTAAATCTAGTCAAGGGTCAAgctaataatttttgttaaaaaggtcaaagatgaaaaaaataaaaaataaagatttttaaaattaatatattaaaattaataattaataataataaatttataaaaaaataataattttatttaatatataaatcaaaagaaacataaaaagATAGACTCATAATAATATCTTAGAGAAAGTTGTATTTGACTATATTTTCTAGATTCAAATTAatctattattgattttatactaaaaaaattaacaatatcttttttaatatgaataattaaattatctataaaaaattcatcatttttttatctttcttaatataaataattaaaaaattaatacaatcaatatctaatatttttattttatttttaattaaacttaaaatattaaatataaaatcataatttataaaatataaataattaaatacaatatatGTACCCGAGCTTTTAACTAAGTGATTGGTGCATAATCCCTTACTTTAAGAGCAGGATTTAAATATTTCCTcctccaattataaaaaaaaatacgatatataagattaataatttctcTCATATAATCAGGATTGTTTAAAGACTATatatttaagataattttcattcaactatatataaaatgtaaaacacataaaaaaatatacttaaaataattttttttgtaatcaggattaataaaaaaaatatattgatgaaattttaagtaataattaataatgcaatattaaaatttatatttaaaaattatataataattttttttaatttttaaagactaaaattattaaaaataaaattcatataataaaaaaacataacaagtaaaaaatagaatctatataataaaaaaataattatggtttgtaaaaaatttaataaaaatgtttataaaacaatttaaaatatataaataaataaaatataactaaaaatgaatataaataataaaaataaaaaataaaaaaactttaaaaattatatagaatttttaaaaattatgggAGCCAAGACACCCATAATGATAGGAGCCTCCTCCTCTAACCACCATCCAATACCTCCCCTTCTGTTCAACTTATCAAATTAGATTAGATGATTGTCCCATTGATCTTTGATTCATAATCCCACCTCTGATAAGATGCTTTTCGTACTTTAAGTTGagtgttggtttttttttttataattagaggAGGGAGATTCA containing:
- the LOC18608610 gene encoding coumaroyl-CoA:anthocyanidin 3-O-glucoside-6''-O-coumaroyltransferase 1 is translated as MDSPYAAKILDNIHVSAPAGSVPTTTLPLTYFDIPWFPCAPMQSLFFYEYPHPTSHFMQTTLPTLKQSLSLTLQHFFPLAAKLVCPPPPLEPNILYTDGDSVPLTIAESAADVNHIKANYARDIKLLHPFVSLLPPSTMSSHGIRVLPIMALKVTVFPNAAICIGMAHYHVAADGSAFMHFVRSWSSVCKSKGNSTCLDYVSQRPSHSRDAIKDPAGCNDVALKGYWNWVSSWRENLGPTKEMPMDKVRASFALTRAQIEKLKQWLTTQCNGNDLEGLHISTFVVACSMMWICMVKSQESEISANCHDDDKFYYFLFAVDCRSRIEFPLPVTYFGNCLAPGIVRAKKGELMGESGIVTAAKAIARKVKEMESGALKEVEKGPSNLEEMLASGHYLGVSGSPKLGIYGMDFGWGRPTKVEFVHLDDGGSLSLAECRDEPGGIEVSLVLSKDQMDSFTAHFGESLRKAF